From one Nodosilinea sp. FACHB-141 genomic stretch:
- a CDS encoding bacteriorhodopsin, producing the protein MAQTWLWIGVGSMALGAAFFGFGAHSAKTEGWRKLYTLSFFICLIASALYLSMALGQGQLMLNDRPTVWVRYITWSLSTPLLLLIFAFLGHTSLTLTGSLLGTNAFMIATGLAGALSPDPINYIWYVVSCAAYLAAVYLLLVPFRHEAERNRPRTKKVFGQLVAVHLILWTAYPIVWILAPTGIDAIGQDFETMFYTILDISSKVGFGLLSLNTYSKIEHIGAATKDLEPTASLR; encoded by the coding sequence ATGGCTCAAACATGGCTTTGGATTGGAGTAGGTTCTATGGCGCTGGGCGCTGCATTCTTTGGCTTTGGTGCCCACAGCGCTAAGACCGAAGGCTGGAGAAAGCTGTATACCCTCAGCTTCTTTATCTGCTTGATTGCTAGTGCTTTGTATCTATCTATGGCGCTGGGCCAAGGTCAGCTCATGCTCAACGATCGCCCCACGGTTTGGGTGCGCTACATTACCTGGTCACTGTCTACGCCGCTGCTGCTGCTGATCTTTGCCTTTTTAGGCCACACTAGCCTGACGCTGACCGGCAGTTTGCTAGGAACCAACGCCTTTATGATTGCGACCGGGCTGGCGGGAGCCCTCTCCCCTGACCCTATCAACTACATTTGGTATGTCGTCAGCTGTGCAGCATATTTGGCTGCCGTCTACCTCCTGTTGGTGCCCTTTAGGCACGAGGCCGAGCGCAATCGCCCCCGTACCAAGAAGGTTTTTGGCCAGCTAGTTGCTGTTCATTTAATTCTCTGGACGGCTTACCCAATCGTTTGGATTTTAGCTCCCACTGGTATTGACGCCATTGGCCAGGATTTTGAAACTATGTTCTACACAATCTTAGATATCTCGTCTAAGGTTGGCTTCGGCCTGCTCTCGCTCAACACCTATAGCAAAATTGAGCATATTGGCGCTGCTACAAAAGATTTAGAACCCACGGCTTCGCTGCGATAA
- a CDS encoding HD domain-containing protein: MSQNLFKSVESRLWESYSTMFGCTALSYWQSFTTLANEIISYLQGTDAPYHNADHTLQVMLVGQTILAGRYLQHHDLTPQDWLNAMVALLCHDIGYVKGICPGDNKTINHFVTGQGDGWVALSSRSTDASLTPYHVSRSQRFVRHRLAEQSLADVDVVVDCIEHTRFPVPPESKYQTTNDLPGLCRAADLLGQLSDSDYLKKLSSLFCEFAETGTNTALGYKSVADLRANYPHFYWYVVYPFIQAALRYLAVTAQGREVIARLFTNVYLVELEQSLSETGSAGLKQQAASQKVLPFCLTDNLGYGL, translated from the coding sequence ATGTCTCAAAATCTTTTTAAGTCTGTAGAAAGCCGGCTTTGGGAGAGCTACAGCACCATGTTTGGCTGTACTGCGCTGAGCTATTGGCAATCTTTTACGACGCTGGCCAACGAGATTATCTCCTACCTGCAAGGCACTGATGCTCCCTATCACAACGCTGACCACACTCTGCAAGTGATGTTGGTGGGGCAGACGATTTTAGCAGGGCGCTATCTGCAACACCACGACCTAACTCCCCAAGACTGGCTCAACGCCATGGTCGCTCTGCTCTGCCATGACATTGGCTATGTAAAAGGTATTTGCCCTGGCGACAACAAGACGATCAATCACTTTGTCACCGGACAGGGAGACGGCTGGGTAGCGTTATCATCTCGCTCAACGGATGCTAGTTTGACCCCTTACCACGTGAGCCGGAGCCAGAGGTTTGTCCGCCATCGGCTGGCAGAACAGTCCCTAGCCGATGTTGATGTTGTCGTAGATTGCATCGAACACACCCGGTTTCCTGTGCCGCCCGAGTCTAAATATCAAACCACCAACGATTTGCCGGGGCTATGCCGAGCTGCTGACCTGCTGGGGCAGCTAAGCGATTCCGATTACCTCAAGAAGCTCTCATCTCTATTTTGCGAATTTGCAGAAACAGGAACGAATACCGCGCTGGGATATAAGTCTGTGGCCGATTTGCGGGCTAACTATCCCCACTTCTATTGGTATGTGGTGTATCCATTCATTCAAGCAGCGCTTCGGTACTTAGCCGTAACGGCCCAAGGGCGCGAGGTGATTGCTCGCCTCTTTACCAACGTGTATCTGGTGGAGCTAGAGCAGTCGTTGTCTGAGACGGGTTCAGCAGGCTTAAAACAGCAGGCCGCTAGCCAAAAAGTTTTGCCCTTTTGCCTTACCGACAACCTCGGCTATGGCTTGTAG